The DNA segment CGGATTTGACACCGTCGTGCCGCTCCCCAAGACGGAAAATGACTACCTTCCGAACAAGGAGCGGGTGCTCAAAGCCATTCATCACGTCATGGAATTTTAATATGCCCAAAGAGTTTCGTTTCCCGGATGTGGGCGAAGGCATCGCCGAGGGCGAGTTGATCCGCTGGCTGGTCAAGGAAGGCGACACCGTCGCGGAGCATCAGCCGCTCGTGGAAATCGAAACCGACAAGGCCGTGGTGACCCTTCCCACGCCCTATGCCGGGACGGTCTTGAAGCTTCAGGGAAAACCCGGCGAGATCATTCCGGTCGGGACGGTCCTGTCCGTGATCGACGAGTCGGGTGCAAAGCCCGCGGCCGCCGCACCTTCCCCCCGGCGCGACAAAGGCTCGGTCGTGGGCCAACTGGAGGAGGCGCCGGAAGAAGAGACGCGTACCGCGCCGGAAATGAAACCCCCCGTCCCACGACCCGGGAGCGCCCCTTCAACCCCCCCGGCGATGCCGGCCGTTCGCGCGCGGGCAAAAGAGTTGGGGGTCGATTTGTCCCGCGTCAAAGGGACGGGACCGGGCGGGCGGGTCACGATGGAGGATCTGGATCGGGCAGTGGGACCGGCGGCCGCTCCGGCGGAAGCGCCCGCCGTGACGGCGGCGGGTCCGGTGGAGGAAATCCCGCTGCGGGGCATCCGCCGGGCCAGCGCGCGGCATGTGGCCGAGTCGGCCTCGCGCGTGGCGGCCGTTTCGATCTTCGATGACGCCGATGTCACGCAACTGGAGGAGGTGCGCCAAAAGGAACGGAAGGTGGCGGAGGCCCGGGGCTTCAAGCTGACCTATCTTCCGTTCATCATCAAGGCGACGATCGCGGGCTTGAAGGAGTTTCCCTACCTGAACGCCAGCCTGGACGACGCACGGGACGTGATCCTTCTCAAAAAATATTTCCATATGGGGATCGCGATCGACACTCCCGACGGCTTGATGGTGTACGTGATCCAGGACGCCGACCGGAAGAGCATACTGGAACTGGCCGAACAGATGCATCAACTGGGCGAGAAGGCGGCGCAGCGGAAGATCGAGCTCACCGAGCTCAAGGGCAGTACGATGACCATCACGAATTTCGGCGTGATCGGCGGGAACTACGGGACGCCGATCATCAATTATCCGGAGGTGGCGATCCTGGGCCTCGGCAAGATCACGGACCGGCCGGTGGCGAGAAACGGGCAGGTGGTCGTTCGGCGGATCCTCCCGCTTTCGCTGACCTTCGATCACCGGGTGATCCACGGCGCCGAGGCCGCGCGGTTCCTGAACAGCGTCATCGGCCGTCTCGAAGACCCCGACCGGATGCTGATTGAAGGCAAGTAGGGGCGCCGACTTAATCAAGGAGAACGGACATGAAGGGAATATTCGGCCTTGTGGCGGTCTTAATATTTGGATCGGCGGTTCCGGCCAACGCGCTGATCGGGCCGGAGACCAGTTTGGGGGTACGGCTGGGGACTGGTTTCTACCAGAGCGACACTGTGTTCGATAACAGTACGGACATTAAAAACCCTACCGTCGTCGGCGTAATGGCCGGGATACGTCAAGGCCGCCTCGGCGCCGAGCTAAGTGTGGATTGGATTTCGATGAATCTGGAGACGAATATTAAGGTGGCCGAAGTTACAATGACCCCCATTCTGCTCACATTGCAATTTCATCCTGTAGAAGAAGACGCGACCATCGATCCATATCTCGGATTGGGGGTGGGGTATTATATCAATTCGGCCAGCGCCAGTTCAGAGGGCAAGTCTTCGTTGGGGATCTCCAAGGTCGAGATGGATAATTCGGTCGGTTTCCATCTGGGTGTCGGAGCTAACATGAAAGTTTCTTCGGCGCTCGCCTTTGTAATCGATGCGCGCTATGCTTTCACAAACGCCGACCTGACGATCAAAGGTGGCGGCTTATCGAATACAGATACGCTCGCCGTAAATGGGGTAGTCGTAACGGCCGGACTTAAGTACCTATTTCCAAAGTAGCCAGGGGATTCCTTCATCGGCACGCCCAACCTTGACTTCCCGTCGTTATCCGAATACAATATTCGACACTAAGCCGGATTTTTCTCATAAACGAATAACCCAACCTATTCCCCGGTAGCTCTTCGCCATAGGCGGATGGCGGAGCGAGCATCTTGAAATTGTACTGGGTCTATATCAGTCGCAGTCGTTCATGCGGGCGGACTTATTTTGGTCAAACTGAGGATTTAGAGCGGCGGTTGTCGAAGCATAATGATCCACAGAACAAGCTTTCGCGGTATACCAAACGATTTAAAGGCCCGTGGGACGTCGTTTACACCGAACAATATCAAACGAGAAGCGAGGCCATAAAAAGAGAACGATTGCTAAAGACAGGTAAGGGCAGATAGTTTCTGAAGACTATTATTCCCCGGTAGCTCAATTGGCGGAGCGAGCGGCTGTTAACCGCTAGGTCGCAGGTTCGATCCCTGCCCGGGGAGCCAGAAATAAAAAGGGCCGGTCCACGGCCCTTTTTATTTCTCCCCATTTACCATTTACGATTTACGGATTTCTCCTCCGGCCCTTTTTATTCGGTGAATCGTAGATAGTAGATCGTCAATCAGGCTGCTGGAGATTGACGCCGGAACATCATCCGATGAGTGTACAAAATGTTCTCGGACCCGGTTCTCCCTCCGAAGGCGAGTCGAGCAAGGCTTGTGGTTGGAAAATGCCACCGGCTTGCCAGTGGGTATTTATTGCTGATCGATTACATTTTTCAGGTGCCCGAAGCCCGAGGCCGCTGCAGGCCAGCCGGCGTAAAACGCAATATGCGTAATCGCGGCCACGAGTTCTTCCTTCGTGAGGCCATTTTCGAAAGCCTTTTTAAGATGAAAATCGACCTGCTCGATGCGATTCAGCGCCACTAAGCACGTGACCGTAATTAAGCTTTTATCGCGCGGCGAGAGTCCGGGACGTTTCCAGATATCGCCAAAAAGAAAGTCTTGTGTCAGTTTCGCAAATTCCGGTGCGATCGCCTTTAAGTCGTCCGTCGCTTTTTGCTCGCTTGGGTTGGTCATCGGCATCTCCTTTCTTAGTTGTTGAACGAAATGATTCCTTGGCTGAAGCGGATTCAAATCCGGAAAAACTATCGGGCAAGAGTCGCGAGGGTCGAGACACCCGCACCGACAAGAATCAACGCGGCATAGGGCGGAACCGCCAGCGTGGCGAGGCCGACAAGCAGCAGGGCGCCCCCGTCGATCAGATGCAGTTGCGACCGAACCTTAGGCACCGCCCACAGATACCACCCTTGGGCGGCCAGGAAGAGAATCGGTCCCCCGCCCAGCAGGAGGCTCAACGCGTACGAGGTGTGTCCATGCGGGCGGGCGATCACCTCTTCGTTCGCGACCGCCATGGCGATGAGTCCCGCGACCATGACCATCAGCGCGTTTATTGCGTGGCGACTGGCGCGAACGGGGTCGGTCGTCTTCTCCAAATGCCGAAGGATGAGCCGATGGGAACGCCCGAAACTCAGCGCCCACAGGGCGACAGTTCCGGCGAGCGCGAACGTGCCCGTGGCCAGGGTCATCACCGTTATGGAAGCTTCGGCGATGGCCATTCCCGTGGCAAACACCGTTTCCCCGAGCGCAATGAGCAGGAACAGGCGACAGCGTTCCAGCATATGATCCGCGTCGAACTCGATGTGTTCGGATCGCAGCCGTCGGCCGGGGATGGGATGCGCCAGCCACCGTCCGATCTGATCGATCCCGGCGGCCAGCGCCCACCACAGCACGCGGGGTTGCGGGTTCACCGCCGCGCCCGCGATCCACAAGGGGGTCGTGGCGATCAACCAGAGAAGCACCCGGAAGAAGTGGTCCCGGAACACCGCATCGGTTGAATTGACGAACGTCCAGACGGGGCGCCCCAGTTGAATCAGCAGAAGCGGAGTGACGAACGCCCAGCTTGATGTTGTGAAGGCCTTGGTCACCGAGGCGTTCATGAACAGGCCCACCAGCATCACCGTCAGGACCAACCCGTGGGTCCGGGATTGATCGGCCCGGATCATGGTGGCCGACCAGCTTGTAGAAAACCATACCGCGAAGATGGCCACCAGCATTACCAGCGTCTCGGCCGCGCCACGCCATGATAGGTGGGTCAGGAGATGATGCGAGAGCTGTGATACCCCGAACACGAACACGAGGTCGAAGAACAGCTCCAATGGAGTGACCTCATATTTCTGTTCCGGGATGGGGGGAGCGGTGGGGACCATCATGTTTCCTCACTTGTTTCGAGTGAAAATCCTTTCGCAATTCATAAGCGGCCTCCCGGCCCGCGCAAAGATCGTTCCGAGCTTGCCGCCCATCAACCCCGAACCCAGAATGCCAATTCGCATGCTGCTACTCCATCAAATTACATTGCTTGTCTGCCGCTTGGCTGCTCATTTAGAACGAGCAAGCTCCCCGAAGAAGTACGAAGAGGTGACTCCGCCATCCATCAGAATGTCACTTCCTGTAATGAAGGTGCCTTCCGGTCCCATGAGAAGGGCTGCGACATTTGCAACCTCATCAGAAGTTCCAGCTCTCCCCACGGGACAAAGTTCAATCATCCGGCGATAGCCTTCTCCGCGAGGACCTATCAGCTCATCGTTGGCGAGCGGGGTGATAATGATACCAGGACTAATCGTGTTGAGCCGCGCACCTCGCTTACCCCATCTAACGGCTTCGGCCATCACCCGCAAAGCATTTCCGCGTTTCGAGAGTTGATAGGCGTGCAAAGTATCCTTCACTTGATCGGGCTTCAGCATCGGAAGCGACAACAACTGATCGGCAGGGGTCAATGCGAGAAGCTTGTTTTGTTCATCGGTGAGAGCGCCTAAGCGATGACCGGACTGCGATGCAATCACAACGCCCGAACCTCCGCGTGCGATGATGTTTCCAAATACTTCGAGCACGAGGGCTGTGCCATACAGATCCACTTTCAAAATCGCAGCGATTGGAGCTTGCGAGGGTGAGACTCCGGCTGCGTGAATGACGTGCGTCACGTCACCGAGGCTTGCGGCCTTTTTAGCGAGACTCTCAACCTGTTCGCGCGAGGAAACATCGACCGTCGCAGTCGAAACTGCAAAGCCTCCGTCACTCAAGACTTTAGCTGCTGAACCCGCATTCTCTTGCCGTAAATCACCAAGGAGAATGTGTTTGCCGGCGCTCACCCTGCGTGCGATTGCGACTCC comes from the Nitrospiria bacterium genome and includes:
- a CDS encoding dihydrolipoamide acetyltransferase family protein, with the protein product MPKEFRFPDVGEGIAEGELIRWLVKEGDTVAEHQPLVEIETDKAVVTLPTPYAGTVLKLQGKPGEIIPVGTVLSVIDESGAKPAAAAPSPRRDKGSVVGQLEEAPEEETRTAPEMKPPVPRPGSAPSTPPAMPAVRARAKELGVDLSRVKGTGPGGRVTMEDLDRAVGPAAAPAEAPAVTAAGPVEEIPLRGIRRASARHVAESASRVAAVSIFDDADVTQLEEVRQKERKVAEARGFKLTYLPFIIKATIAGLKEFPYLNASLDDARDVILLKKYFHMGIAIDTPDGLMVYVIQDADRKSILELAEQMHQLGEKAAQRKIELTELKGSTMTITNFGVIGGNYGTPIINYPEVAILGLGKITDRPVARNGQVVVRRILPLSLTFDHRVIHGAEAARFLNSVIGRLEDPDRMLIEGK
- a CDS encoding OmpW family outer membrane protein, with protein sequence MKGIFGLVAVLIFGSAVPANALIGPETSLGVRLGTGFYQSDTVFDNSTDIKNPTVVGVMAGIRQGRLGAELSVDWISMNLETNIKVAEVTMTPILLTLQFHPVEEDATIDPYLGLGVGYYINSASASSEGKSSLGISKVEMDNSVGFHLGVGANMKVSSALAFVIDARYAFTNADLTIKGGGLSNTDTLAVNGVVVTAGLKYLFPK
- a CDS encoding GIY-YIG nuclease family protein, with the protein product MYWVYISRSRSCGRTYFGQTEDLERRLSKHNDPQNKLSRYTKRFKGPWDVVYTEQYQTRSEAIKRERLLKTGKGR
- a CDS encoding carboxymuconolactone decarboxylase family protein produces the protein MTNPSEQKATDDLKAIAPEFAKLTQDFLFGDIWKRPGLSPRDKSLITVTCLVALNRIEQVDFHLKKAFENGLTKEELVAAITHIAFYAGWPAAASGFGHLKNVIDQQ
- a CDS encoding low temperature requirement protein A; translated protein: MMVPTAPPIPEQKYEVTPLELFFDLVFVFGVSQLSHHLLTHLSWRGAAETLVMLVAIFAVWFSTSWSATMIRADQSRTHGLVLTVMLVGLFMNASVTKAFTTSSWAFVTPLLLIQLGRPVWTFVNSTDAVFRDHFFRVLLWLIATTPLWIAGAAVNPQPRVLWWALAAGIDQIGRWLAHPIPGRRLRSEHIEFDADHMLERCRLFLLIALGETVFATGMAIAEASITVMTLATGTFALAGTVALWALSFGRSHRLILRHLEKTTDPVRASRHAINALMVMVAGLIAMAVANEEVIARPHGHTSYALSLLLGGGPILFLAAQGWYLWAVPKVRSQLHLIDGGALLLVGLATLAVPPYAALILVGAGVSTLATLAR
- a CDS encoding SDR family oxidoreductase, translated to MGSVTVLIGSGSIGVAIARRVSAGKHILLGDLRQENAGSAAKVLSDGGFAVSTATVDVSSREQVESLAKKAASLGDVTHVIHAAGVSPSQAPIAAILKVDLYGTALVLEVFGNIIARGGSGVVIASQSGHRLGALTDEQNKLLALTPADQLLSLPMLKPDQVKDTLHAYQLSKRGNALRVMAEAVRWGKRGARLNTISPGIIITPLANDELIGPRGEGYRRMIELCPVGRAGTSDEVANVAALLMGPEGTFITGSDILMDGGVTSSYFFGELARSK